The region ACTGAGGAGTGCAGAAGCCTACAGTCCAGTGGCTAATACGTGGCGCACAATCCCCACTATGTTTAATCCTCGTAGCAATTTTGGTATTGAGGTAGTGGACGACCTCTTGTTTGTGGTGGGTGGCTTTAATGGCTTTACCACCACCTTTAATGTTGAGTGCTATGATGAAAAGACCGATGAGTGGTATGACGCTCATGACATGAGCATATACCGCAGTGCTCTGAGCTGCTGCGTGGTGCCAGGGCTAGCCAATGTTGGGGAGTATGCAGCTAGACGGGACAACTTCACAGGATTAGCACTGCGAGATGAAGTAAAGTATTCCGCTTCGACAAGTACCCTACCTGTATGAGCCT is a window of Microtus ochrogaster isolate Prairie Vole_2 unplaced genomic scaffold, MicOch1.0 UNK5239, whole genome shotgun sequence DNA encoding:
- the LOC101992679 gene encoding kelch-like protein 10; amino-acid sequence: MRSRRSGIGVIAYGEHVYAVGGFDGANRLRSAEAYSPVANTWRTIPTMFNPRSNFGIEVVDDLLFVVGGFNGFTTTFNVECYDEKTDEWYDAHDMSIYRSALSCCVVPGLANVGEYAARRDNFTGLALRDEVKYSASTSTLPV